A region from the Biomphalaria glabrata chromosome 14, xgBioGlab47.1, whole genome shotgun sequence genome encodes:
- the LOC106073999 gene encoding putative ankyrin repeat protein RF_0381, with product MARSLVETELHRASRNGKTKKVKMIIKNGAFIDAVDEQGMTSLMLASKFLNHEIVKFLIQNGANVNATNNGMTSLMYTAQTGKNKTLLLLMENQAEVNVKDTQGKTALMHAAETRHILRVKQLVQHGAQVDSVDLAGKSALMYASQSGIRQAVKYLVQQHADVNAKDENGKTALMQACASGYGSRIKLLINGGARINEKDINGRNALMHACIKGHYASFKILIDLRASVHESDNDENTALIHASEHGHHRIVENILKSKSKVDVNKQNLEGRTALMLASKYGHIKVVNILLKYNADIHLEDNKGCTALMFAAENGKKENVLKLLQKNADVNKQNVNSKDALMYASEKGNHCVVEVLIKYKALVDRKDVYGLSPLHYASKEGHHKVVKLLLKHTALKDLNSDSGETALMYACRKGHVNTVKLLTAKGADINSVDGKGRTALMYAVINDHRCIVEKLINDGADVNKVSLEKKTARSYAIENKHIAIETLLARVNATVFFTRDETDTCTLSTFTASKSKQTESYNEIKCHNPLEFSQRYSPVNVFFQKAAVVQFQ from the exons ATGGCTCGATCATTGGTCGAAACTGAGCTGCACAGAGCGTCGAGAAACggaaaaactaaaaaagttaAGATGATAATAAAAAATGGCGCCTTTATAGATGCAGTGGACGAGCAAGGTATGACATCGTTAATGCTGGCCTCGAAATTCCTGAACCATGAGATTGTAAAATTTCTTATACAAAATGGAGCCAACGTTAACGCAACAAACAATGGTATGACGTCACTAATGTATACCGCCCAAACTGGCAAGAATAAAACACTGTTGTTACTTATGGAAAATCAAGCGGAAGTTAATGTCAAGGACACACAAGGTAAAACAGCATTGATGCACGCAGCTGAAACGCGACACATCCTTAGAGTGAAACAGCTCGTTCAGCACGGTGCGCAAGTTGACAGCGTGGATTTGGCGGGAAAGTCTGCACTTATGTATGCGTCCCAGTCAGGAATACGTCAGGCTGTGAAATATCTTGTACAGCAGCATGCAGACGTCAATGCGAAAGACGAAAATGGAAAGACTGCATTAATGCAAGCCTGTGCAAGTGGATATGGAAGCAGAATTAAACTACTCATTAATGGGGGCGCCAGAATTAACGAGAAGGACATTAACGGCAGAAACGCGTTGATGCATGCTTGTATTAAAGGTCATTATGCCTCTTTTAAAATTCTGATAGATTTAAGAGCTTCAGTCCACGAATCAGATAATGATGAAAACACAGCTTTAATACATGCTTCAGAACACGGCCATCACAGAATCGttgagaatattttaaaaagcaaatcaAAAGTAGACGTGAACAAACAAAACCTTGAAGGCAGGACCGCATTAATGTTGGCGTCGAAATATGGGCACATCAAAGTTGTCAACATACTTCTCAAATATAACGCCGACATTCATTTAGAGGACAACAAAGGCTGCACTGCTTTAATGTTTGCAGCCGAAAATGGCAAAAAGGAAAATGTCCTAAAACTTCTGCAGAAGAACGCTGatgtcaacaaacaaaatgtcaacAGCAAAGACGCTCTAATGTACGCTTCTGAAAAGGGAAATCATTGTGTTGTTGAAGTTCTTATCAAATACAAAGCTCTTGTAGACAGAAAAGATGTTTATGGTCTATCTCCTCTGCATTATGCATCTAAGGAGGGCCACCATAAAGTTGTGAAACTACTCTTAAAACATACGGCTCTCAAAGATTTAAATTCTGACTCTGGTGAAACAGCGCTAATGTATGCATGCCGAAAGGGTCATGTTAACACTGTGAAGTTATTAACAGCCAAGGGTGCTGATATCAACTCGGTGGATGGAAAAGGCCGCACGGCTCTGATGTATGCTGTCATCAATGACCACAGGTGCATCGTGGAGAAACTTATTAATGATGGTGCTGATGTCAATAAAGTCTCACTGGAAAAGAAAACAGCACGCAGCTACGCCATTGAGaacaaacacattgcaatagAGACGTTGCTAGCAAGAGTCAATGCAACAGTCTTTTTTACTAGGGACGAAACAGATACTTGCACATTGTCAACATTTACTGCTAGTAAAAGTAAACAAACAGAGTCCTACAATGAAATTAAGTGTCACAATCCTCTTGAATTTAGTCAAAG atattcTCCAGTTAATGTATTTTTCCAAAAGGCTGCCGTTGTTCAATTTCAGTAA